A single region of the Nitrospirota bacterium genome encodes:
- a CDS encoding SoxR reducing system RseC family protein, giving the protein MEEIGIVKEISGPKAFVTVQKQSSCESCPGGSVCKAVGGSEAAVEAVNEAGARVGDRVRVTFKPYTYLKGTALIYGIPSLMLIVGAVIGKEYLSGFFPSIDPDLMSAIGGFGLFAITFLLLKLWSVRYEGKKEYMPVIVEILSPKH; this is encoded by the coding sequence ATGGAAGAAATCGGCATCGTAAAAGAGATCAGCGGCCCCAAGGCGTTCGTTACCGTACAGAAGCAGAGCTCCTGCGAATCCTGCCCCGGCGGATCGGTATGCAAGGCGGTCGGCGGGAGCGAGGCGGCGGTGGAGGCGGTCAACGAGGCCGGCGCGCGGGTCGGTGACAGGGTGCGGGTCACCTTCAAACCGTATACCTACCTGAAGGGGACCGCGCTGATCTACGGGATTCCCTCCCTGATGCTCATCGTCGGCGCGGTCATCGGCAAAGAGTATCTGAGCGGGTTCTTTCCCTCCATCGACCCTGATCTCATGTCGGCCATCGGCGGGTTCGGCCTCTTTGCAATCACTTTTCTGCTCCTCAAGCTCTGGTCCGTGCGCTATGAGGGTAAAAAGGAGTACATGCCGGTAATCGTAGAAATACTAAGTCCGAAGCACTAA
- a CDS encoding aminotransferase class I/II-fold pyridoxal phosphate-dependent enzyme, which translates to MNVVSYPIRDIVMEAKREEAKGKKMIYLNIGDPPQYGFEPFTGIAARVKSALDENCRGYAPSAGDEQLRKTVAKIEKCDPDDVFVVAGLTEGIDFFFHSFIGFGEKVLLPNPTYPLYISKAKQFEGDSVFYRHDPEGQIDLEHLSRKIEGAKAMVIINPNNPLGCVYTKKNLEEVVALCAEHDVPIFYDGSYDQLIYEGKPLDFRKIAKGKVPFIYGSSLSKNFSYPGARIGWVAFHGERWEEVKNAFFLLCNQRLSVNWEYQKAAAAAITDRSYPDYLDDMKKKLVERRDTFVKMTKKLPLSFPIPNGAFYAFIKIESPKWKKDIKFVQAALKEGVVFVPGSGFGRQEDGVYFRTTFLPEPHIIEEAFAKIKKIL; encoded by the coding sequence ATGAACGTGGTGAGTTACCCGATCAGGGATATAGTCATGGAAGCGAAGCGCGAAGAGGCGAAGGGGAAAAAGATGATCTATCTCAACATCGGTGATCCCCCCCAGTACGGCTTCGAGCCCTTCACCGGCATCGCCGCGCGGGTAAAGAGCGCCCTCGACGAAAACTGCAGGGGCTATGCGCCGTCCGCAGGCGACGAGCAGCTCAGGAAGACGGTGGCGAAGATCGAGAAGTGCGATCCCGACGATGTCTTCGTTGTCGCCGGGCTCACCGAAGGCATCGACTTCTTCTTCCATTCCTTCATAGGCTTCGGCGAGAAGGTGCTCCTTCCCAACCCGACCTATCCTCTCTACATCAGCAAGGCCAAGCAGTTCGAAGGCGACAGCGTCTTCTACCGGCATGATCCCGAGGGTCAGATAGACCTGGAGCACCTCTCGAGAAAGATCGAGGGCGCCAAGGCGATGGTGATCATCAACCCGAACAATCCCCTCGGCTGCGTCTACACGAAAAAGAATCTCGAAGAGGTCGTTGCGCTCTGCGCCGAGCACGATGTCCCCATATTCTACGACGGCTCCTACGACCAGCTCATCTACGAGGGCAAGCCACTGGACTTCAGGAAGATAGCGAAGGGAAAGGTGCCGTTTATTTACGGGAGCTCGCTCTCCAAGAACTTCAGCTATCCCGGCGCGCGCATAGGATGGGTCGCGTTTCACGGGGAGCGCTGGGAAGAGGTCAAGAACGCCTTCTTCCTCCTCTGCAACCAGCGACTCTCGGTGAACTGGGAGTACCAGAAGGCTGCTGCCGCGGCCATAACCGACCGCTCCTACCCGGACTACCTCGACGACATGAAGAAAAAGCTTGTCGAGAGACGGGACACCTTCGTAAAGATGACCAAAAAGCTGCCGCTCTCGTTCCCGATCCCGAACGGCGCGTTCTACGCCTTCATAAAGATCGAGTCGCCGAAGTGGAAAAAAGATATCAAGTTCGTGCAGGCGGCGCTCAAAGAGGGAGTCGTCTTTGTCCCCGGCTCGGGCTTCGGCAGACAGGAGGACGGCGTCTACTTCCGCACCACCTTCCTCCCGGAGCCGCATATAATCGAAGAAGCCTTTGCCAAGATCAAAAAGATATTGTAA
- the fusA gene encoding elongation factor G, whose translation MSRVDAGHIRNVAVVAHSGAGKTSLTEALLFNAKVIDRMGSVEAGTTTTDYEPEEIARKISVTSAVAFCDWKGTKMNLIDTPGFINFIEDTRGSLRVADGAVVIVSAISGVKAETEKIWKYACEFEVPRMVFVNKMDKESANFNQALSDLEKSFDSEAVPLFIPVGEGAGLEGVVDLITMKAYLTRDGRTAEAEVPSSVRPDADEFRKRLVEKVAESDDALLEKYLEGTDLTEEEIRKGVREGSLTRRFIPVACGAATMNIGVPQLLDAMLLCLPSPVDMSRIKPVRGVQPKDGKEVERKPVDTDPLTAYVFKTVADPFAGKMSVFRVYAGVLKADSTVLNATTGSKERIGQVFYLQGKKHVPASAVGPGDIAAVVKLKETNVGDTLCEEHHPLVLEKVKFAEPIISYAIAPKAKGDEEKVSTGLHRILEEDPTLHFSRDEESKEMILSGMGQVHLEVALERLKRKFGVEVVMKTPKIAYRETIKASAKGQGRYKKQSGGRGQYGDCWIEIEAMPRGAGYQFVDRIVGGVIPQQYRPAVEKGVSETMHEGVIAGYPMVDVKVTLYDGSYHSVDSSEMAFKIAGSMALKKLVPEAKPVLLEPVMRAEIVVPDDTLGAVIGDLNTRRGKVQGVEPQAGGNQKIIALVPMAEMLTYANQLQSITSGRGLYSMEASHYEEVPAHIAQKIIAERQKQKTEEHE comes from the coding sequence ATGTCGAGAGTGGATGCAGGGCATATCAGGAATGTGGCAGTCGTCGCTCACAGCGGAGCGGGCAAGACCTCGCTGACCGAGGCGCTCCTGTTCAATGCGAAGGTGATCGACCGCATGGGAAGCGTCGAGGCGGGCACGACGACCACCGATTACGAGCCCGAGGAGATCGCGCGCAAGATCAGCGTCACCTCCGCCGTCGCCTTCTGCGACTGGAAGGGCACGAAGATGAACCTGATCGATACCCCCGGTTTCATCAACTTCATCGAGGACACGAGGGGGAGCCTCAGGGTCGCGGACGGGGCGGTGGTGATCGTCAGCGCCATCTCGGGCGTCAAGGCCGAGACCGAGAAGATATGGAAGTACGCCTGCGAGTTCGAGGTGCCGCGGATGGTCTTCGTCAACAAGATGGACAAGGAGTCGGCGAACTTCAACCAGGCCCTGAGCGACCTCGAGAAGTCGTTCGATTCGGAAGCGGTCCCCCTCTTCATCCCCGTCGGTGAGGGCGCCGGCCTCGAAGGCGTGGTCGACCTGATCACCATGAAGGCCTATCTCACCAGGGACGGCAGGACTGCCGAGGCGGAGGTGCCGTCGTCCGTGCGGCCCGATGCCGATGAGTTCAGGAAGAGGCTCGTCGAGAAGGTGGCCGAGTCGGATGACGCGCTCCTCGAGAAGTATCTCGAAGGAACGGACCTGACCGAAGAGGAGATCAGGAAAGGCGTCCGCGAGGGCTCGCTCACGAGGCGGTTCATCCCGGTCGCCTGCGGCGCGGCTACGATGAATATCGGCGTGCCCCAGCTCCTCGACGCCATGCTGCTCTGCCTGCCCTCTCCGGTCGATATGAGCAGGATCAAGCCGGTCAGGGGCGTTCAGCCCAAGGACGGCAAGGAGGTGGAGCGGAAGCCCGTCGACACCGACCCGCTTACGGCCTATGTCTTCAAGACCGTCGCCGATCCCTTTGCCGGCAAGATGTCGGTCTTCAGGGTCTATGCGGGCGTGCTCAAGGCGGACTCGACGGTCCTGAATGCGACGACCGGCTCGAAGGAGCGGATCGGGCAGGTCTTCTATCTCCAGGGGAAAAAGCATGTCCCTGCGAGCGCCGTCGGCCCTGGCGATATCGCGGCGGTGGTAAAGCTCAAAGAGACGAACGTCGGCGATACGCTCTGCGAAGAGCACCATCCCCTTGTGCTCGAGAAGGTGAAGTTCGCCGAGCCGATAATTTCCTACGCCATAGCGCCCAAGGCCAAAGGCGATGAGGAGAAGGTGAGCACCGGGCTCCACCGTATCCTCGAGGAGGACCCGACGCTCCACTTCAGCAGGGACGAGGAGTCGAAAGAGATGATCCTCTCGGGGATGGGCCAGGTCCATCTCGAAGTCGCGCTCGAGCGGCTGAAGAGAAAGTTCGGGGTCGAGGTCGTGATGAAGACGCCGAAGATCGCTTACCGCGAGACGATCAAGGCCTCGGCGAAGGGGCAGGGGAGGTACAAGAAGCAGTCCGGCGGACGCGGGCAGTACGGCGACTGCTGGATCGAGATAGAGGCGATGCCGCGCGGCGCGGGCTACCAGTTCGTCGACAGGATCGTGGGCGGCGTTATCCCGCAGCAGTACCGGCCTGCCGTCGAGAAGGGCGTCTCGGAAACGATGCACGAGGGTGTCATCGCGGGCTACCCGATGGTCGATGTCAAGGTGACGCTCTACGACGGCTCGTACCACTCCGTCGACTCATCGGAAATGGCATTCAAGATCGCCGGGTCGATGGCGCTCAAGAAGCTGGTGCCCGAGGCGAAGCCGGTCCTGCTCGAACCGGTCATGAGGGCCGAGATCGTCGTGCCCGACGATACCCTCGGCGCGGTCATCGGCGACCTGAACACGCGGCGGGGTAAAGTGCAGGGCGTCGAACCGCAGGCAGGAGGCAACCAGAAGATCATCGCCCTTGTCCCCATGGCGGAGATGCTCACTTATGCGAATCAGCTCCAGAGCATCACGTCGGGCCGGGGGCTCTACTCGATGGAGGCTTCCCACTACGAGGAAGTGCCGGCCCATATCGCCCAGAAGATCATCGCCGAGCGGCAGAAGCAGAAGACGGAAGAGCACGAGTAG